A genomic stretch from Actinomycetes bacterium includes:
- a CDS encoding NADH-quinone oxidoreductase subunit C — protein sequence MSRLDAVAARVRESFPEALAETPAGARVDLGEDVLVAGRENLVAVLTLLRDECGFDMLADLSSVDWYPREPRFHVHYHLYSFAHNDRLRVKVMLPGDDPVVASAVSVWPTADWQEREAFDLMGITFAGHPNLKRIIMPDEWVGHPLRKDYAIGGVPVEYRIEPAYVGAEEVSADGRPSKGGLPPRLKRDRGSKSPWTWTG from the coding sequence GTGAGCCGACTCGACGCCGTGGCCGCCCGAGTTCGTGAATCTTTTCCCGAGGCCCTGGCCGAGACGCCGGCCGGGGCGCGCGTTGACCTCGGCGAAGACGTGCTGGTCGCGGGGCGCGAGAACCTGGTGGCCGTGCTCACCCTGCTGCGCGACGAGTGTGGCTTCGACATGCTGGCCGACCTGTCGTCGGTCGACTGGTACCCGCGAGAGCCGCGGTTCCACGTGCACTACCATCTCTACTCGTTCGCGCACAACGACCGCCTGCGCGTGAAGGTGATGCTGCCGGGCGACGACCCCGTGGTGGCGTCGGCGGTGAGCGTGTGGCCCACGGCCGACTGGCAGGAGCGCGAGGCCTTCGACCTCATGGGGATCACCTTCGCCGGCCACCCCAACCTGAAGCGGATCATCATGCCCGACGAATGGGTCGGCCACCCGCTGCGAAAGGACTACGCCATCGGCGGCGTCCCCGTGGAGTACCGCATCGAGCCCGCCTATGTGGGGGCCGAGGAGGTCTCGGCCGACGGACGCCCGTCGAAGGGCGGGCTGCCGCCGCGCCTGAAGCGCGACCGGGGATCCAAGTCGCCCTGGACGTGGACGGGATGA
- a CDS encoding NADH-quinone oxidoreductase subunit A, giving the protein MSLGSFTPILVMMALATGFAVLSILVSAFLAPHRPTRAKYSAYESGIEPGRLPKGERYPVRFYLTAMLFVVFDVEVIFLYPWAVVFRQLKLFGLIEMGIFIGLLMIAYVYDWKRGGLEWD; this is encoded by the coding sequence GTGAGCCTCGGCTCCTTCACCCCGATCCTCGTCATGATGGCGCTGGCGACGGGCTTCGCCGTGCTCTCCATCCTCGTGTCGGCGTTCCTGGCCCCCCACCGGCCCACCCGGGCCAAGTACTCCGCCTACGAGTCGGGCATCGAGCCGGGCCGGCTCCCCAAGGGCGAGCGGTATCCGGTGAGGTTCTACCTGACCGCGATGCTGTTCGTGGTGTTCGACGTCGAGGTGATCTTCCTGTACCCCTGGGCGGTCGTCTTCCGGCAGCTCAAGCTGTTCGGCCTGATCGAGATGGGCATCTTCATCGGGCTGCTCATGATCGCCTACGTCTACGACTGGAAGCGCGGCGGATTGGAGTGGGACTGA